In the genome of Fluviispira vulneris, one region contains:
- a CDS encoding 3'-5' exonuclease, with translation MQAISQYCPELGFLACLFEKPVAVIDFETSTHPTSTLGGIFEVAIAKVDLNGNVSIHSSYVNPESEITEFVKKLTGVVPEKLETFPTWGDTWAKEFIEIANGCVVLGYNILSSDLPAAQIQNKRYKFPLPQFQNALDLYELHKKINKTNKGKLHELAKQYGVNYVGKEHRALDDVFMTLYLAESMIAKHGVDVFVSSVCRYVTL, from the coding sequence ATGCAAGCAATCTCTCAATACTGTCCAGAACTTGGATTTTTGGCTTGTTTATTTGAAAAACCAGTGGCTGTGATCGACTTTGAAACTTCAACTCATCCTACATCAACTTTAGGAGGGATTTTCGAGGTTGCAATTGCAAAAGTTGATTTGAACGGTAACGTTTCTATCCACTCTTCTTATGTGAATCCAGAATCTGAGATAACAGAATTTGTTAAAAAATTAACAGGAGTGGTTCCAGAAAAGTTAGAGACATTTCCCACATGGGGAGACACTTGGGCAAAAGAATTTATTGAAATAGCCAATGGCTGTGTCGTTCTTGGCTATAATATTTTAAGCTCCGATCTCCCTGCTGCACAAATTCAAAATAAAAGATATAAATTCCCCTTACCACAATTTCAAAATGCTCTGGATTTATATGAACTGCATAAGAAAATAAATAAAACCAATAAAGGCAAATTGCATGAATTGGCGAAGCAGTATGGTGTTAATTATGTTGGAAAAGAACATAGAGCTCTCGATGATGTTTTTATGACTTTATATTTAGCAGAGTCGATGATAGCTAAGCATGGTGTAGATGTTTTTGTATCTTCAGTCTGTCGGTATGTTACTTTATAA
- a CDS encoding L,D-transpeptidase family protein, with amino-acid sequence MKTKSYRMFIKFIVILFNIYVGNFAFAEKPFGQASVTALNGIPSSFISLGAYHPTYAMVVEKNFHRLSVFKLLPDGNYTLVRTYLAITGKEQGDKKHRGDNRTPEGIYFIVGQKDSSELLRQMGPSARKYGPRAFMLDYPNIFDKRQRKTGSGIWIHGVDSDARMLRPFDTEGCVALKNEDIIDIAQYVSAFQTPVVIVDEMQTISMAAIQKQRQNVIEMVEAWRKSWENSDFAKYISFYSDHFQSLGKNKEDWREFKAKLSETRKGSITVQISEPKILAFRNQLLVEFFQKYSSPEKDDFGRKFLYLRQEDHGFKIIAEKWYNSQKGKTDLTVLNDTKKRQD; translated from the coding sequence GTGAAGACTAAATCCTATCGTATGTTCATCAAGTTTATTGTCATTCTTTTTAACATATATGTAGGAAATTTTGCTTTTGCAGAAAAGCCTTTTGGCCAAGCTTCAGTCACTGCGCTGAATGGAATTCCATCGTCATTTATTAGTTTAGGTGCTTATCATCCTACCTATGCCATGGTGGTTGAAAAAAACTTTCATAGACTGAGTGTTTTTAAACTTCTCCCAGATGGCAATTACACATTAGTTCGTACGTATTTGGCAATCACTGGAAAAGAACAGGGTGATAAAAAACACAGGGGTGACAATAGGACACCTGAGGGTATTTATTTTATTGTAGGCCAAAAAGACAGTTCAGAACTTTTGCGGCAGATGGGGCCGAGTGCACGAAAATATGGACCACGGGCATTTATGCTCGACTATCCAAATATTTTTGATAAACGGCAGCGTAAAACAGGTTCAGGAATCTGGATTCATGGCGTTGACAGCGATGCTCGTATGCTTCGTCCGTTTGATACCGAAGGTTGTGTGGCCTTAAAAAATGAAGATATTATTGATATCGCTCAATATGTCAGTGCATTTCAAACACCTGTTGTCATTGTTGACGAAATGCAGACGATCAGTATGGCTGCCATTCAAAAACAACGGCAAAATGTGATAGAAATGGTAGAAGCCTGGCGAAAAAGTTGGGAAAACTCAGATTTTGCAAAATATATCAGCTTTTATTCTGATCACTTTCAATCACTTGGTAAAAACAAAGAAGACTGGCGTGAATTTAAAGCAAAACTATCTGAGACGCGTAAAGGCTCAATAACTGTGCAAATCAGTGAACCCAAAATTCTAGCTTTCCGCAATCAATTGCTTGTCGAATTTTTTCAAAAATATTCTTCGCCAGAAAAAGATGATTTTGGCCGCAAGTTTCTCTATTTGCGCCAAGAAGATCATGGATTTAAAATAATTGCTGAAAAATGGTACAATTCACAAAAAGGGAAGACCGATCTCACCGTACTCAATGACACAAAAAAAAGGCAAGATTAA
- a CDS encoding beta-ketoacyl synthase N-terminal-like domain-containing protein — MSKSSCPAQNARRKVFLYAASVVAPGASNLNEFLDMIAKGKSVLSLKESLSNAFLVGAPKFDFSVYKNWLEERHGPKRYSLLNDKSGDLVKYGVGSLIDAISANPALEKAIKILDPKVTIQYATGLADLPVNFQAAREFDESLFKWNSFWADPKRNQACADHLNKNAIDPHAPEYPASFAPDSYERIAALKNWNAYWCKKSSLFEEYLTELKAIESQPVVGNDIESAKLGLIRGKTKARKELYEKYKFPTPPWESISPNLLWNIPNVAASQVSMLLNLHGTSSGSSAACASFGALIDNAMLEIQSGRTDLAIIGAVDANPTNELVSAFYAGRLAVLGDSHGVPFCDLRGTHISGGACTWIIAAEDAMQKFEIQPMPVEILGAGVSSDAEHIITPSKEGPKLAIRRAFAQAQIDPSQIQLWDMHATGTPGDWNEFCLIDEFVPKKAYISARKGIFGHGMCVGGGWELTAQLLGTIKTGAKTYNVMPSGIDPAKVNPKIASLDRNLLLDKIINLTTDSQGIYCGKLSMGLGGTSSCVIARVN; from the coding sequence ATGTCTAAAAGTTCTTGTCCTGCTCAAAATGCTCGCAGAAAGGTCTTTCTTTATGCTGCATCGGTTGTTGCTCCTGGAGCATCCAATTTGAATGAATTTCTTGACATGATAGCTAAGGGAAAATCTGTACTGTCATTAAAAGAGTCATTATCCAATGCATTTTTAGTCGGTGCGCCCAAATTCGATTTCTCCGTTTATAAGAATTGGTTGGAAGAAAGACATGGACCGAAAAGATATTCCTTATTAAACGATAAAAGTGGTGATTTAGTTAAATATGGAGTCGGTAGTTTAATCGATGCTATTTCTGCTAATCCTGCTTTAGAAAAAGCAATTAAAATTCTCGATCCAAAAGTAACAATTCAATATGCGACAGGACTCGCTGATCTACCTGTTAACTTTCAAGCAGCGCGTGAATTTGACGAGAGTCTTTTTAAATGGAATTCTTTTTGGGCAGATCCTAAACGCAATCAAGCGTGTGCTGATCATTTAAACAAAAACGCAATCGATCCCCATGCGCCAGAATATCCAGCATCATTTGCACCCGACTCTTACGAGCGAATAGCTGCTTTAAAAAATTGGAATGCATATTGGTGCAAAAAATCGAGCTTATTTGAAGAATATTTAACGGAATTAAAAGCAATTGAAAGTCAACCTGTTGTTGGCAACGATATTGAAAGTGCCAAACTGGGTTTGATTCGCGGAAAAACCAAAGCCCGTAAAGAATTATATGAAAAATATAAATTTCCTACTCCCCCTTGGGAAAGTATATCGCCAAATTTACTTTGGAACATCCCAAATGTAGCTGCTTCTCAGGTTTCTATGCTGTTAAATTTACATGGAACATCGAGTGGATCTAGTGCAGCATGTGCTTCTTTTGGAGCTTTAATAGACAATGCCATGCTTGAAATACAAAGTGGGCGTACTGACCTTGCTATTATCGGTGCGGTGGATGCAAATCCAACCAATGAATTGGTTTCCGCATTTTATGCAGGACGCCTTGCAGTTTTAGGTGACAGTCATGGGGTTCCATTTTGCGATTTGAGAGGCACACATATTTCTGGTGGAGCTTGTACTTGGATTATTGCAGCAGAAGATGCTATGCAAAAATTCGAAATACAACCTATGCCTGTTGAAATCTTAGGAGCTGGGGTCAGCAGTGATGCTGAGCACATTATCACTCCGTCTAAAGAAGGACCAAAATTAGCTATTCGCAGAGCTTTTGCTCAGGCGCAAATTGACCCGAGCCAAATTCAGCTTTGGGATATGCATGCAACAGGAACTCCAGGGGATTGGAACGAATTTTGTCTAATTGACGAATTTGTACCAAAAAAAGCATATATCTCTGCAAGAAAAGGCATCTTTGGGCACGGAATGTGTGTCGGAGGGGGATGGGAGTTGACCGCTCAACTTTTAGGCACAATCAAAACAGGAGCGAAAACATACAATGTTATGCCTTCTGGAATAGATCCTGCAAAAGTAAATCCAAAAATTGCTTCGCTGGATCGCAATCTCTTACTCGATAAAATAATTAACTTAACAACGGATAGCCAAGGAATTTATTGCGGTAAATTGAGTATGGGTCTTGGGGGAACTTCAAGTTGTGTGATTGCACGAGTCAACTAA